A single genomic interval of Planctomycetota bacterium harbors:
- a CDS encoding protein kinase yields MTFRVEKVKTINCPHCNVSLDVSAARALSAVACPQCGGEVIVPAKVGSMMIVKLLGEGTGSIVYLAQDRVLGREVALKVMKVQASNVPGRQSGVDEARALLLLNHPNVIKVYAIDTRRGQPCIIMEPLMGGSMKEMIRNGANNDEARVLDIGIQVAKALAETSRRGLLHLDVKPGNVLFDSAGVAKLMDFGFAAIDPDDQLNEILGTPYYVSPELVRQLPPDLRADIYSLGASLYHVLTGKAPFEAPTIKQLILARLNSPPPDIRAARPDLHPATADTIRKMMQEDPDDRYKNYKDLIDDLTEALEDVQAKRAQQS; encoded by the coding sequence ATGACGTTCCGCGTTGAAAAAGTCAAAACGATCAACTGCCCGCACTGCAATGTCTCGCTGGACGTTTCGGCGGCGCGGGCGCTGTCGGCGGTGGCGTGCCCCCAATGCGGCGGCGAAGTGATCGTCCCGGCGAAAGTCGGGTCGATGATGATCGTCAAGCTGCTGGGTGAAGGCACGGGGTCCATCGTTTATCTGGCGCAGGATCGCGTGCTGGGGCGCGAGGTGGCGCTGAAGGTCATGAAGGTGCAGGCGTCGAATGTGCCCGGTCGCCAGAGCGGCGTCGACGAAGCGCGCGCCCTGTTGCTGCTCAATCATCCGAATGTGATCAAGGTGTACGCCATCGACACGCGGCGCGGTCAGCCATGCATCATCATGGAACCGCTCATGGGCGGGTCGATGAAGGAGATGATCCGCAACGGGGCGAACAACGACGAGGCCCGCGTGCTGGACATCGGCATTCAGGTCGCCAAGGCGCTGGCGGAAACGAGCCGCCGCGGACTGCTGCATCTGGATGTCAAGCCCGGCAACGTGCTTTTCGATTCGGCGGGCGTCGCCAAGCTCATGGACTTCGGCTTCGCCGCCATCGACCCCGATGATCAGCTTAACGAAATCCTCGGCACGCCCTATTACGTCAGCCCCGAACTCGTGCGGCAGCTTCCGCCGGACCTGCGGGCGGATATCTACAGTTTGGGCGCGAGTCTGTATCACGTCTTGACCGGCAAAGCGCCCTTCGAAGCGCCGACGATCAAGCAGCTCATCCTCGCGCGTCTGAACTCCCCGCCGCCCGACATCCGCGCCGCTCGGCCGGACCTGCATCCCGCCACCGCCGACACCATCCGCAAAATGATGCAGGAGGATCCCGATGACCGCTACAAGAATTACAAGGACCTGATCGACGATCTGACCGAGGCGCTCGAGGACGTGCAGGCCAAGCGGGCGCAGCAGTCGTAG
- the smc gene encoding chromosome segregation protein SMC — protein sequence MEPAAHDRRSYTRMRLAKLTVSGFKSFADRTEIAFNAPLVGIVGPNGCGKSNVVDAIKWVLGEQSAKQLRGGAMLDVIFNGSATRKPAGMASVTLHFDNPADDAGKRGLPVEADEVAVTRRLFRDGTSEYLVNKQKARLRDIRNLFYDTGIGANAYCIIEQGKVDKMLVSNPTDRRIIFEEAAGIAKFKAQKNEAIRKLGRTEQNLLRSRDKLEEVQKRLRSVKIQATRARNYQEYTARLRELRLEYALAEYHKLQGELERVSRELAEAEEARRKAVAQLTAAEDQKQAAESERQQLLQRQRELEQTCLQLQSQRDQAAQRRQFALTTLADVQEQIARERTQQEELAKRRTTLDAQLAEHEAVMTDLQSRVAVSQQRIDEAQELHRVRQHQLNDAQAQLEDEKAGIVNLLRRTTQMHNLIASLEMQEKNLIGHRDRLTTRADQLAGELEGLLTTRDTCEPQLREVLALIETETARLEEQKTAAADLSDATRRLTEQLAAAKEERSALVSRRKVLQELEESQTGVDDAVKAVLARKASSDEFTFVRGLLAEMIGADVKHAAIVEAALGIDQQALVVDTLDAVGDLASLSGRVRFMAIDQAPAMRFDGHPAADCECVIDYVSYDAAIASVVWKLLGKTLVVNDLATARRLHDELAAGYRFVTRDGQVLEADATLIAGPHGESAGAGLISRRSELAELQRRIADLDTEISADQTHLAQLSDRAAHVERVQQELRQAIYEASTMKVELNSRLAQVRDAIARIEKEQPVISGEVEQIHRQLNDAESKKREHADDVARLEEEQAQSKARAAELEGKIVGFKSEAEQSAEAVTAARVEAGKISEQLTAASRQQRQLELARDDAERQAQQVRHRLDQHTQRIGELEKTRDEAAEQIELAERSITDLKRTLEGFAGDLERIDAHVNALAAVVREQRQVAESLDAQSHNHQVAQRELEVRCDGVRERSREQLSLDIAEAYADYQAREIDWDAVESEITELKQKVERLGTVNLDAINEQTELEAREIELTNQLADIDKARVELENLITYLNDESRTRFEQTFMQIREHFAANDGLFRKLFGGGRADLVLMPDENGNTDWLESGIEIIAKPPGKEPQSIRLLSGGERTMVAVALLMSIFRSRPSPFCVLDEVDAALDEANVDRFCHVVRSFLDLSHFIVITHHKRTMQAADLLYGITMPIRGVSKQVTVRFDQVGAGGKIADDALRNIDTSPVAEDDEPLTLTAAPTEAPADAPAARSSNAKRLAAMMEDHEKVEVTGS from the coding sequence ATGGAACCGGCGGCTCACGACAGGAGGTCGTACACACGCATGCGTCTAGCCAAACTCACCGTCAGCGGGTTCAAGTCGTTCGCCGACCGCACCGAGATCGCGTTCAACGCGCCGCTCGTGGGCATCGTCGGGCCCAACGGCTGCGGGAAGTCCAACGTCGTCGATGCCATCAAGTGGGTCCTCGGCGAGCAGTCCGCCAAACAACTCCGCGGCGGCGCCATGCTCGATGTCATCTTCAACGGATCGGCCACCCGTAAGCCCGCGGGCATGGCGAGCGTGACCCTCCACTTCGACAACCCCGCCGACGACGCCGGCAAGCGCGGCCTCCCCGTCGAAGCCGACGAAGTGGCCGTCACCCGCCGGCTCTTCCGCGACGGCACCAGCGAATACCTCGTCAATAAGCAAAAAGCCCGCCTCCGAGACATCCGCAATCTGTTCTACGACACCGGCATCGGCGCCAACGCCTACTGCATCATCGAGCAGGGCAAGGTCGACAAGATGCTCGTGTCCAACCCGACCGATCGCCGCATCATCTTTGAAGAAGCCGCCGGGATCGCCAAGTTCAAGGCCCAGAAGAACGAGGCCATCCGCAAACTCGGCCGGACCGAGCAGAACCTCCTCCGCTCGCGCGACAAGCTCGAAGAAGTGCAGAAGCGCCTCCGCAGCGTGAAGATTCAGGCAACGCGCGCCCGCAACTATCAGGAATACACCGCCCGCCTGCGCGAGCTTCGCCTCGAATACGCCCTGGCCGAGTATCACAAGCTGCAGGGCGAACTGGAGCGCGTCAGCCGTGAACTCGCCGAGGCGGAGGAAGCGCGGCGGAAGGCCGTGGCTCAGCTCACCGCCGCGGAGGATCAGAAGCAGGCCGCCGAGTCGGAGCGTCAGCAGCTTTTGCAGCGGCAGCGCGAGCTGGAGCAGACGTGTTTGCAGCTTCAGTCGCAGCGCGATCAGGCCGCCCAGCGCCGGCAGTTCGCCCTGACCACGCTGGCCGACGTTCAGGAACAGATCGCCCGCGAGCGCACGCAGCAGGAGGAACTGGCCAAGCGCCGCACGACGCTCGATGCACAGCTTGCCGAGCACGAAGCGGTGATGACGGACTTGCAGTCCCGCGTCGCCGTCTCGCAGCAGCGCATCGACGAAGCGCAGGAGCTTCATCGCGTCCGGCAGCATCAGCTCAACGACGCTCAGGCGCAGCTCGAAGACGAGAAGGCCGGGATCGTCAATCTGCTTCGCCGCACGACGCAGATGCACAATCTGATCGCCTCGCTGGAGATGCAGGAAAAGAACCTCATCGGGCATCGCGACCGGCTCACCACGCGGGCGGATCAGCTTGCCGGCGAACTGGAAGGGCTGCTCACGACGCGCGACACCTGCGAGCCGCAGTTGCGCGAGGTGCTAGCGCTCATCGAAACCGAAACCGCCCGGCTCGAAGAGCAGAAGACCGCCGCCGCCGACCTTTCCGACGCGACGCGCCGGCTGACCGAACAGCTTGCCGCCGCCAAAGAGGAGCGCTCCGCCCTCGTGAGTCGTCGGAAGGTGCTTCAGGAACTCGAGGAATCGCAGACCGGCGTCGATGATGCGGTCAAGGCCGTCTTGGCGCGGAAGGCGTCCAGCGACGAGTTCACGTTCGTGCGCGGGCTGCTGGCGGAGATGATCGGTGCGGATGTGAAGCATGCCGCCATCGTCGAAGCCGCGCTGGGCATCGATCAGCAGGCGCTGGTCGTCGATACGCTCGATGCGGTGGGCGATCTTGCGTCGCTGAGCGGACGCGTGCGGTTCATGGCGATCGATCAGGCCCCGGCGATGCGCTTTGACGGGCATCCGGCGGCGGACTGCGAATGCGTCATCGACTACGTCAGCTACGACGCGGCGATCGCGTCGGTGGTGTGGAAACTGCTGGGTAAGACGCTTGTCGTCAACGACCTCGCGACGGCCCGGCGGCTTCATGATGAACTTGCGGCGGGCTATCGGTTCGTGACGCGCGACGGGCAGGTGCTCGAAGCGGATGCGACACTGATTGCCGGTCCGCACGGCGAGTCGGCGGGGGCGGGGCTCATCAGTCGTCGCAGCGAACTGGCCGAGCTTCAGCGCCGCATCGCCGACCTCGACACCGAAATCAGCGCCGATCAGACCCATCTGGCGCAGCTTTCGGATCGGGCGGCTCACGTGGAGCGCGTGCAGCAGGAACTGCGGCAGGCGATCTACGAAGCGAGCACCATGAAGGTCGAACTCAACAGCCGACTCGCCCAGGTGCGCGACGCCATCGCCCGCATTGAGAAGGAGCAGCCCGTCATCAGCGGTGAAGTCGAGCAGATTCATCGCCAGCTCAACGATGCCGAGTCCAAGAAGCGCGAGCACGCCGATGATGTGGCCCGACTCGAAGAAGAGCAGGCGCAGTCCAAGGCCCGCGCGGCGGAACTGGAAGGGAAGATCGTCGGATTCAAGAGCGAAGCCGAACAGTCCGCAGAGGCGGTCACGGCGGCGCGCGTCGAAGCGGGCAAGATCAGCGAGCAGCTCACGGCGGCGAGCCGGCAGCAGCGCCAGCTTGAACTGGCGCGCGATGACGCCGAGCGTCAGGCCCAGCAGGTGCGCCATCGTCTCGATCAGCACACGCAGCGGATCGGCGAACTGGAGAAGACCCGCGATGAGGCGGCGGAGCAGATCGAACTGGCCGAGCGCAGCATCACGGACCTGAAGCGGACGCTGGAGGGTTTCGCCGGTGACCTAGAGCGGATCGACGCGCACGTCAACGCCCTGGCGGCGGTGGTGCGCGAGCAGCGTCAGGTCGCAGAATCGCTCGACGCCCAGTCGCACAATCACCAGGTCGCCCAGCGCGAGCTTGAAGTCCGCTGCGACGGCGTGCGGGAACGCTCTCGCGAGCAGCTTTCATTGGACATCGCCGAGGCGTACGCCGACTATCAGGCCCGCGAAATCGATTGGGACGCGGTCGAAAGCGAGATCACGGAGCTGAAACAGAAGGTCGAGCGCCTCGGCACGGTCAACCTCGATGCGATCAACGAACAGACCGAACTCGAAGCCCGCGAGATCGAACTGACCAATCAGCTTGCCGACATCGACAAGGCGCGGGTCGAACTGGAAAACCTCATCACGTATCTCAACGACGAATCCCGCACGCGTTTCGAGCAGACGTTCATGCAGATTCGCGAACACTTCGCCGCCAACGACGGGCTGTTCCGCAAACTTTTCGGCGGCGGGCGCGCCGATCTGGTGCTCATGCCCGACGAAAACGGCAACACCGACTGGCTCGAGTCAGGCATCGAAATCATCGCCAAGCCCCCCGGCAAGGAGCCGCAGTCGATTCGCCTGCTGTCCGGCGGCGAGCGGACGATGGTGGCGGTGGCGCTGCTCATGTCGATCTTCCGCAGCCGGCCCAGTCCGTTCTGCGTGCTCGACGAAGTGGACGCGGCGCTGGACGAGGCGAACGTGGACCGCTTCTGTCATGTGGTGCGCAGCTTCCTCGACCTGTCGCACTTCATCGTCATCACGCACCACAAGCGCACCATGCAGGCGGCCGATCTGCTCTACGGCATCACGATGCCGATCCGCGGCGTGAGCAAGCAGGTGACCGTCCGCTTCGATCAGGTCGGCGCCGGCGGCAAGATCGCCGACGACGCCCTGCGGAATATCGATACATCACCGGTCGCCGAGGACGACGAGCCGCTGACCCTGACGGCCGCCCCGACCGAGGCGCCGGCCGACGCCCCCGCGGCGCGGTCGTCCAACGCCAAGCGGCTTGCGGCGATGATGGAGGACCATGAAAAAGTTGAAGTGACTGGCTCATGA
- a CDS encoding amidohydrolase family protein: MPPVVSSMGSTRTSLPPPMGFSSGTGRTSMSTTHEPTTMQSIVFVMAADSNVSWFAMILTGTLMLPAEPRQIRLTPGYLRIDGSLVAEVHEGDCPHTPDLGDENTLICPGFVDTHLHLPQFDSIGADGLTLLDWLDRVIFPAEARWADADFAGQMTHRAIRRLLAAGTTSFAAYATVHHAAARSAIEAAASLNLRAAIGQVLMDQQAPPELIRPAKQLIDECASLFSGGPSGRASASRVSPAVTPRFAITCSAALLRAAGDIAAAHDALIQTHLAETQKECQAVFDLHDRLDYTEVYHRAGLLTPRAILGHGIWLDAAARQTLAQTQAVVAHCPTANLFLNAGTMDRHLHHMAGVRTSLGSDIGAGPDRCMVRVARAMIEAAKTIGRLPPTAAECWHQITRGNADALGFSDVGRLEVGVSADIVMFTPDIPWRDQPNPPAALLYNWDERWIDRVFVAGIEAEC, translated from the coding sequence ATGCCGCCGGTCGTCAGTTCGATGGGCTCGACGCGGACGAGCTTGCCGCCGCCGATGGGTTTTTCCAGCGGCACCGGGCGGACAAGCATGTCGACCACGCACGAGCCGACCACGATGCAGTCAATCGTTTTTGTCATGGCGGCAGATTCTAACGTATCATGGTTTGCAATGATCCTGACCGGCACGCTGATGTTGCCCGCCGAGCCGCGCCAAATTCGTCTGACGCCCGGTTATCTCCGCATCGACGGTTCGCTCGTCGCCGAAGTTCACGAAGGCGACTGCCCGCACACGCCCGACCTCGGCGATGAAAACACGCTGATTTGCCCGGGTTTTGTGGACACGCACCTGCATCTGCCGCAGTTCGACTCCATCGGGGCCGACGGGCTGACGCTCTTGGACTGGCTCGACCGCGTGATCTTTCCGGCCGAAGCGCGATGGGCCGACGCCGACTTCGCCGGGCAGATGACGCATCGTGCGATTCGGCGACTGCTCGCAGCGGGCACGACGAGCTTCGCCGCCTACGCCACGGTGCACCACGCCGCCGCGCGAAGCGCCATCGAAGCCGCCGCGTCCTTGAATCTCCGCGCCGCGATCGGACAAGTGCTCATGGATCAGCAGGCCCCCCCCGAACTGATCCGTCCCGCCAAACAACTCATCGACGAATGCGCCTCCCTGTTTAGCGGCGGCCCATCGGGCCGCGCTTCTGCCTCCCGCGTGTCTCCCGCCGTCACCCCGCGCTTCGCCATCACGTGCAGCGCCGCACTGCTGCGCGCCGCCGGCGACATCGCCGCCGCGCATGACGCCCTGATTCAAACACACCTGGCCGAAACGCAGAAGGAATGCCAGGCGGTGTTCGATCTGCACGATCGTCTCGACTACACCGAGGTGTATCACCGGGCGGGTCTGCTCACGCCGCGTGCGATTCTCGGTCACGGCATCTGGCTCGACGCGGCGGCGCGGCAGACCCTCGCGCAGACGCAAGCCGTCGTCGCGCATTGTCCGACCGCGAATCTGTTTCTCAACGCCGGCACGATGGATCGGCATCTGCATCACATGGCGGGCGTGCGGACGAGCTTGGGCTCGGACATCGGCGCCGGGCCGGACCGGTGCATGGTGCGCGTCGCGCGGGCGATGATCGAGGCGGCGAAAACGATCGGCCGCCTGCCCCCGACCGCTGCCGAGTGCTGGCACCAGATCACACGCGGCAACGCCGACGCGCTGGGCTTTAGCGATGTGGGCCGCCTCGAAGTCGGGGTATCGGCGGATATCGTGATGTTCACCCCCGACATCCCCTGGCGCGATCAGCCCAATCCCCCGGCGGCGCTTCTCTACAACTGGGACGAACGATGGATCGACCGCGTGTTTGTCGCAGGAATCGAAGCGGAATGCTGA
- a CDS encoding thiazole biosynthesis adenylyltransferase ThiF: MLLSEIGEAGQARLRAASALLVGCGALGSTLAELLVRAGIGRLVLVDRDLVELTNLQRQTLYDESDAREGLPKAAAAKRRLAAINSQVTLDAVVADYAPANAVRLSRDVDVLLDGTDNFQTRFLLNDVAVKLGKPYVYGGAVGTRGMVYTLMPGRPCMRCLFDDAPPAGVTETCDTRGVLGPITSLIAAMQAAEAIKLLTGNEGRIAPAMVSIDLWHNTFKSMNVGEPLPDCPCCALKRFDHLDGARGSGVASLCGRNAVQITADRADSAIDLPQMATRLASHGRVMRNEYLLRADLAEHGRDYQLTLFSDGRAIVHGTADPAVARSLYSRYIGL, from the coding sequence ATGCTGCTATCGGAAATCGGCGAAGCCGGCCAGGCGCGGCTGCGCGCGGCGTCCGCGCTGCTGGTGGGCTGCGGAGCGCTGGGCAGCACGCTGGCCGAACTGCTCGTGCGGGCGGGCATCGGGCGACTCGTGCTGGTGGATCGCGATCTGGTGGAGCTGACGAATCTTCAGCGCCAGACGCTTTACGACGAGTCGGATGCACGGGAAGGTCTGCCCAAGGCCGCCGCGGCGAAGCGCCGGCTGGCGGCGATCAACAGCCAGGTGACGCTCGACGCCGTCGTCGCTGACTATGCGCCGGCGAATGCGGTGCGGCTTTCGCGCGACGTCGATGTGCTGCTCGACGGGACGGACAATTTTCAGACGCGCTTCCTGCTCAACGATGTCGCGGTCAAACTCGGCAAGCCGTATGTCTACGGCGGGGCGGTGGGGACGCGCGGCATGGTGTACACGCTCATGCCGGGCCGTCCGTGCATGCGGTGCCTGTTCGACGATGCGCCGCCGGCGGGCGTGACGGAAACATGCGACACGCGCGGCGTGCTCGGGCCGATCACATCGCTGATCGCCGCCATGCAGGCCGCCGAAGCAATCAAACTGCTCACGGGCAACGAAGGCCGCATCGCGCCGGCGATGGTGTCGATCGACCTCTGGCACAACACTTTCAAGTCGATGAACGTCGGCGAACCGCTGCCCGATTGCCCTTGCTGCGCCCTTAAGCGATTCGATCACCTTGACGGCGCCCGCGGTTCGGGCGTCGCCAGTCTGTGCGGGCGAAACGCCGTGCAGATCACCGCCGACCGCGCCGACAGCGCGATCGACCTGCCGCAGATGGCCACGCGCCTCGCCTCGCACGGGCGCGTGATGCGCAACGAATACCTGCTGCGGGCGGACCTCGCCGAGCACGGGCGCGATTATCAGTTGACGCTTTTTTCCGACGGCCGGGCGATCGTGCACGGCACCGCCGACCCGGCCGTCGCACGAAGCTTGTACAGCCGCTATATCGGTCTTTGA
- a CDS encoding DNA-directed RNA polymerase subunit omega, translated as MIEAIKSDEIIRKVGGRFKLTALIQRRWQELLEGARPLIEREGRNDLELAIAEILAEKITIDYTASDVTDPGTALK; from the coding sequence ATGATCGAAGCGATCAAGAGCGACGAAATCATCCGCAAGGTCGGCGGCCGATTCAAACTGACCGCCCTCATTCAGCGCCGCTGGCAGGAACTGCTCGAAGGCGCCCGCCCGCTTATCGAGCGCGAAGGCCGTAATGACCTGGAGCTGGCGATTGCGGAGATTCTCGCGGAGAAGATCACGATCGATTACACGGCTTCGGACGTGACCGATCCGGGCACTGCGCTGAAGTAA
- a CDS encoding GAF domain-containing protein — protein sequence MLRYYARMDRREQEITILEQISEILGSSLDVEDLFGQVMALLERQLGIRRAALVLQDESIERLRIVASIGLSEQERHLGQYKVGEGITGKVVQSGQPRFVADIARESEFLDRTGVLGKIPASEKWSFICVPIKVADASIGAMTVTKPYNDDATLAGDARLITIIAGNISQALHINQLVKIEKTELLEQIQRMRENLRSKYRFENIIGTSPAMMDVLATVGQVAASRATVLLLGESGTGKELIAKAIHYNSPRRDKPFIRVNCGALTESLLESELFGHVEGAFTGAIRDKEGRFEAADGGTIFLDEIGTMDTSMQVKLLRVLQEREFERVGDPRTIKCDVRVIAATNLDLADEVRQGHFREDLFYRLNVVTIYLPSLRNRRADIPLLIDHFLDKYNSENGRNLRKLSRELMNSLMRYPWPGNVRELENAIERAVVLCQGEEFTEDLLPMSMRMFVHQGRDKQQAETIESLARKLSEQAIEEYGMREGEVWNLVVGEIEKQLIARALERNGGVKTRSADFLGINRNTLNKKVKDYDIVASD from the coding sequence ATGCTCAGATATTATGCACGCATGGATAGACGCGAACAGGAAATAACGATCCTTGAACAGATTAGCGAGATTCTTGGCAGCAGCTTGGATGTCGAGGATCTTTTTGGGCAGGTGATGGCTCTGCTGGAGCGCCAGTTGGGGATTCGCCGGGCGGCGCTGGTGTTGCAGGATGAGTCCATAGAGCGGCTCCGCATCGTGGCCTCCATCGGGCTCAGCGAGCAGGAACGCCACCTCGGGCAGTACAAGGTCGGCGAGGGCATCACCGGCAAGGTCGTGCAGTCCGGTCAGCCGCGATTCGTCGCCGACATCGCCCGCGAGTCGGAGTTCCTTGATCGCACGGGCGTGCTGGGCAAGATTCCCGCCAGCGAAAAGTGGTCCTTCATCTGCGTGCCCATCAAAGTCGCCGACGCCTCGATCGGCGCCATGACCGTCACCAAGCCCTACAACGACGACGCCACGCTCGCCGGCGACGCCCGCCTGATCACCATCATCGCCGGGAACATCTCGCAGGCCCTGCACATCAATCAGCTCGTGAAGATCGAGAAGACCGAACTGCTCGAGCAGATTCAGCGCATGCGCGAAAATCTGCGCAGCAAGTACCGCTTCGAGAACATCATCGGGACCAGCCCCGCCATGATGGACGTCCTCGCCACCGTCGGCCAGGTCGCCGCCAGCCGCGCCACCGTGCTCCTCCTCGGCGAGTCCGGCACGGGCAAGGAGCTGATCGCCAAAGCCATTCACTACAACTCCCCCCGGCGCGACAAGCCGTTCATCCGCGTCAACTGCGGCGCCCTGACCGAGTCGCTGCTCGAATCCGAACTGTTCGGCCACGTCGAAGGCGCCTTCACCGGCGCCATCCGCGACAAGGAAGGCCGCTTCGAAGCCGCGGACGGGGGCACGATTTTCCTCGATGAAATCGGCACGATGGACACGTCCATGCAGGTCAAGCTGCTGCGCGTCCTTCAGGAACGCGAGTTCGAACGTGTCGGCGACCCCCGCACGATCAAGTGCGATGTCCGCGTCATCGCCGCCACGAACCTCGACCTTGCCGACGAAGTGCGGCAGGGGCATTTCCGCGAGGACCTTTTCTATCGCCTCAATGTCGTGACGATCTATCTGCCGTCGCTGCGGAACCGCCGGGCGGACATTCCGCTGCTCATCGATCACTTCCTCGACAAGTACAACTCGGAAAACGGGCGCAATCTCCGCAAGCTCAGCCGCGAGCTGATGAATTCGCTCATGCGTTACCCCTGGCCCGGCAACGTCCGCGAGCTGGAGAACGCCATCGAGCGCGCCGTCGTGCTCTGTCAGGGCGAGGAGTTCACGGAAGACCTGCTGCCCATGTCGATGCGGATGTTCGTGCATCAGGGCCGCGACAAGCAGCAGGCGGAGACGATCGAATCGCTCGCCCGCAAGCTCAGCGAGCAGGCGATCGAGGAATACGGGATGCGCGAGGGCGAGGTGTGGAACCTCGTCGTGGGCGAAATCGAAAAGCAGCTCATCGCCCGCGCGTTGGAGCGCAACGGCGGCGTCAAAACGCGCTCCGCCGACTTCCTGGGCATCAACCGCAACACGCTCAACAAGAAAGTCAAAGACTACGACATCGTCGCGTCGGACTGA
- a CDS encoding sulfatase-like hydrolase/transferase, translated as MLSHGLTRRIDEESPMRMKLSTVVLLLVCTTLTHAADRPNILWITCEDISPYLGCYGYKQARTPNLDKLASEGFRYTHAYSNAPVCAVARSTLLTGMYASTIGTEHMRCTTQLPEVIPAYPKLLRAAGYYCTNNVKKDYNSNYETDASLWDASSQKAHWKNRKPGQPFFAVYNILVTHESQLSPGAIKKYVAAGDIPKEPRVHPADVQLPPYHPDLPAIREDWARFDDLITLMDRIVGEQLRALDEAGVAEDTIVFFYSDHGGMLSRSKHYIYNTGEQVPLIIRVPEKWKRFAPGAPGSAIDRPVSFVDFAKTVLRLAGAEPPKVMQGSCFLGPDADPAPEYVHLYRDRMGERYDTSRAVTDGHFYFIRNFMPHRPLAYDSRYPYTVQTNWNALADAYEAGKCNAIQSRFFEPKATVEFYDTDRDPWQVNDLSHDAAGRQRMERMAAEVDRWMIDTHDTGLIPEAMWSQLIGPDKAHATIYEYAQSDAYPIERILAAAKSAGDGDRDKLGDYRAMMRDEHPVMRYWGAYGLFLVRTSDEQTQAALRDMMMHDAYAANRLMAAQALGRCGDAEAAFEAIKREATHATDGYVLLTALNAFQYSHTDDRLTQADWREYGKMIPKKSRDFDAHGYEYAGRMIDDALAIWPKRRPVD; from the coding sequence ATGCTTTCGCACGGATTGACGCGTCGAATCGATGAGGAATCCCCCATGCGAATGAAGCTCTCGACCGTTGTCCTCCTGCTGGTCTGTACGACGTTGACGCACGCGGCGGATCGGCCCAATATTCTCTGGATCACGTGCGAGGACATCAGTCCGTACCTGGGATGTTACGGCTACAAGCAGGCGCGGACGCCGAATCTCGACAAGCTGGCGAGCGAAGGGTTTCGCTACACGCATGCGTACTCCAACGCGCCGGTCTGCGCGGTGGCGCGATCGACGCTGTTGACGGGGATGTACGCGTCGACGATCGGCACGGAGCACATGCGCTGCACCACGCAGCTTCCGGAGGTGATCCCGGCTTACCCGAAGCTGCTGCGTGCGGCGGGCTACTACTGCACGAACAACGTCAAGAAGGACTACAACTCCAACTACGAAACGGACGCCTCGCTCTGGGACGCGTCGAGCCAGAAGGCCCACTGGAAAAACCGCAAGCCGGGTCAGCCGTTTTTCGCGGTGTACAACATTCTTGTGACGCATGAAAGTCAGCTCAGTCCGGGGGCGATCAAGAAGTACGTCGCCGCCGGGGACATTCCCAAGGAGCCGCGCGTGCATCCGGCGGATGTCCAGTTGCCGCCGTATCATCCGGACCTGCCGGCGATCCGCGAAGACTGGGCGCGCTTCGATGATCTGATCACGCTCATGGACCGCATCGTCGGCGAGCAGCTTCGCGCGCTTGACGAGGCGGGCGTGGCGGAGGACACGATCGTGTTCTTCTATTCCGATCACGGCGGCATGCTCTCGCGCTCCAAGCACTACATCTACAACACCGGCGAGCAGGTCCCCCTGATCATCCGCGTGCCGGAGAAATGGAAGCGGTTCGCGCCCGGCGCCCCCGGCAGCGCGATCGATCGGCCGGTCAGTTTCGTGGATTTCGCCAAGACCGTGTTGCGATTGGCGGGCGCGGAGCCGCCGAAGGTGATGCAGGGTTCGTGTTTTCTCGGGCCGGATGCGGACCCGGCGCCCGAGTATGTGCATCTGTATCGCGATCGGATGGGCGAGCGCTACGACACGAGCCGGGCGGTGACGGACGGGCATTTTTATTTCATCCGCAATTTCATGCCGCATCGCCCGCTGGCCTATGACTCGCGGTATCCGTACACGGTGCAGACGAACTGGAACGCGCTGGCGGACGCTTACGAAGCGGGCAAGTGCAATGCGATTCAGTCGCGCTTTTTCGAGCCGAAGGCGACGGTGGAGTTTTACGATACGGATCGCGATCCGTGGCAGGTCAACGATCTGTCGCACGATGCGGCGGGTCGCCAGCGCATGGAGCGGATGGCGGCGGAGGTCGATCGGTGGATGATCGACACGCACGACACGGGGTTGATTCCCGAAGCGATGTGGAGCCAACTGATCGGCCCGGACAAGGCGCATGCGACGATTTATGAATATGCTCAAAGCGATGCGTATCCGATCGAGCGCATCCTCGCCGCGGCCAAGAGCGCCGGCGACGGCGATCGCGACAAGCTGGGCGACTACCGGGCGATGATGAGGGATGAACATCCGGTGATGCGCTACTGGGGCGCGTACGGGCTTTTCCTCGTGCGAACGAGCGATGAACAGACGCAGGCGGCGCTGCGGGACATGATGATGCACGATGCGTATGCGGCGAATCGGCTCATGGCGGCGCAGGCGCTGGGGCGGTGCGGCGATGCGGAGGCGGCGTTCGAGGCGATCAAGCGCGAGGCGACGCATGCGACGGACGGATACGTCCTGCTGACGGCGCTGAACGCTTTTCAATACAGTCACACCGATGACCGGCTGACGCAGGCGGATTGGCGGGAGTACGGCAAGATGATCCCGAAAAAGTCCCGCGATTTTGATGCACACGGGTATGAGTACGCGGGGCGCATGATCGACGATGCACTGGCGATCTGGCCCAAGCGCCGCCCGGTGGATTAA